The window AGTTCTGCTGTCCCATGGCCATCCTGATAACAGTGCTTGCAGGCCCTGTTACACCTTTCAGTGAGATGCCACTGGAAGTAAAACTCTTCCCCAGCAGAAAGATCGTCTATTAATGTTTCCTTTGCAGTTAACATTTTTAAGTAGACAACTTTGGTGGGATAAATAAACTTAAAACGTATTTTTATTTTCAGCTTACTTGGTTTTTATTATGATGTCAACAAGTTAATCACATTTCGGCGGACGTATTTTTAAACAATAATACTGACGGTTTAGCAAAGGCCTTAAGCCGTTCAAGGTCATGGGTTATCAATCAGGCGATAGAACGGTTTCTTGAGTATGAGGAATGGTTTGTCAAAGAGGTAAAGGACGGCCTGGAAGAGGTAGAGCGGGGTGAAATTACCACTCATGAAGAAGTTGTAGACAGGTTCCGAAAGTGGGGCGCGGATGCAAGTTAAACAGAAACGGCTATAATACCAATACTCCAACACTTCAATACTCCTGTACTTCAATACCCTACCGGTTTACATCTAAGAACCTATCTGAACTCAATATCAAGCCTATTCACATTCAGATCAGGTTTTTGATATAAGCAAAGCGCTGGCCCTGAGGTCGGACGCCATAACCGGGGCGCCGGATTGGTCTCAGGTTTTAAAGTTCAGGTGTCAGGGAGGTAATTGCTGAACACTGACACCTTAAACATGCTTGACAAAGATGTACGCTTGATGCTAAGAATAACGTACGAGTTTTATGTCAAGCTGGCAATCACTTACAAAAAATCAGGAGGAAAACCATGGCACTTGAAATTACCCCAACCGAGCTTCGCAAAAACCTCTATAAACTCCTGGATCAGGTGCTGGAGAGCGGTAATCCCATAGAAATCAAACGCAAAGGTAAACGCCTTCTCATTACCCCGACCGAACCTGAACCAAAACTGGCAAAATTGGAAAGCCACCCTGATTGTCTTGTTGGGGATCCTGAAGATTTTGTGCACATGGATTGGTCCAAGGAATGGAGTCCGAAAATATGATTTATTTGGACACCCATGTGGTTCTCTGGTTATATGCCCTGAAGGGAGAGGGATTGAGCAGACGTGCCTGCCAACTTATTGAAGAATCGGCGACCGTATTGATATCCCCAATGGTTTTGTTGGAGTTGGTTTATCTTCGCGAGATCGATCGACTCAAGGTTGAATCCGATCAAATATACCGTTATCTGCAACAAAAAATCAGATTGAAGGTATGTACAAAACCTTTTTTTGACGTCATTCAACTGGCTTTAAAGCAAAGCTGGACCAGGGATCCTTTTGACCGTATCATTACAGCCCAAGCCGCAATCGACCACAATACACTTGTTACCAAAGACATGACGATGAGGCAGCATTATCCCAAGGCGACATGGTAGCGTGCCGGTTGATGCGAGTTGGCCTGTTTAGCCCGTTGGCCGGTAAAATGCTGTCCGTAACGACACTCTTGACTAAGCGATTTTACGATTTGACCCGCTTGATGGCGGCACCGAGTTCGGCAAATTTATTTTCAAGGGCTTCGTAGCCGCGGTCCAGATGGTATACCCGCAGCACTTCGGTGGTATTTTTAGCGATCAGGCCGGCCAGGACCAGCGAGGCGCTGGCCCTGAGGTCTGTGGCCATGACCGGGGCGCCGGACAGGTACGGGACGCCCTTTACCAGAGCGCTGTTGCCGGTAACGGTAATATCAGCCCCCATGCGCTTGAGTTCGCCGACATGGATAAAAC is drawn from Candidatus Desulfatibia profunda and contains these coding sequences:
- a CDS encoding type II toxin-antitoxin system Phd/YefM family antitoxin encodes the protein MALEITPTELRKNLYKLLDQVLESGNPIEIKRKGKRLLITPTEPEPKLAKLESHPDCLVGDPEDFVHMDWSKEWSPKI
- a CDS encoding PIN domain-containing protein — translated: MIYLDTHVVLWLYALKGEGLSRRACQLIEESATVLISPMVLLELVYLREIDRLKVESDQIYRYLQQKIRLKVCTKPFFDVIQLALKQSWTRDPFDRIITAQAAIDHNTLVTKDMTMRQHYPKATW